Proteins from one Gibbsiella quercinecans genomic window:
- a CDS encoding PAAR domain-containing protein: MMARALACLGDKTSYGEIISATASWFEGSKAIARTGDKASCRKCNGYFEILASAQDWAEEGKAFAATGDRVLCRCPDHYVYGSATQSTSTGTGSLTSRNTSQSPVPAQQAQDSSARNCIRFQCAGDDGQLMAGCRYTLMFPDGRSEAGVTDEHGVTGWHYAESANDISLHILTD, translated from the coding sequence ATGATGGCAAGAGCACTGGCCTGTTTGGGTGATAAAACGAGTTACGGAGAAATTATTTCAGCGACAGCGTCCTGGTTTGAAGGAAGTAAAGCAATAGCCCGGACCGGCGACAAGGCATCATGCCGTAAATGCAACGGGTATTTTGAAATCCTTGCCTCCGCACAGGACTGGGCAGAAGAAGGCAAAGCATTTGCGGCCACAGGTGACAGAGTGCTGTGCCGTTGCCCCGATCACTATGTTTACGGTTCAGCCACGCAGTCTACCAGCACAGGTACTGGATCTCTGACCTCCCGCAATACCAGTCAGTCGCCTGTACCGGCGCAGCAGGCACAGGACTCCAGCGCCCGGAACTGCATCCGTTTCCAATGCGCCGGTGACGACGGCCAGCTAATGGCAGGCTGCCGCTACACCCTGATGTTCCCGGACGGGCGTTCTGAAGCTGGCGTTACTGATGAACACGGGGTTACCGGATGGCATTATGCTGAATCGGCAAACGATATCAGCCTGCATATTCTTACGGACTGA
- a CDS encoding LysE family translocator: MNAPLLLLYIASIFMLIITPGPVVAVVVDTAARHGRKQAFYTSLGSNMASLCLIAVAALAIGGTLTINATLFTLISLAGCLYLAAIALHALWAGRQTMLDEAPAARCTDRGFLRGFMVGIANPKDIIFFMAFFPQFINVTRAFGSSMAVLSAVWVTMDLLILTAYVFLVRGAFMRRYRPAIGVVSSAFLLIIAAVGFAYTLFAWVRL; the protein is encoded by the coding sequence ATGAACGCCCCATTGTTACTGCTTTATATCGCCTCGATTTTTATGCTGATTATTACCCCCGGCCCGGTGGTGGCGGTGGTGGTGGATACCGCCGCCCGCCATGGGCGCAAACAGGCGTTTTATACCAGCCTGGGTTCGAATATGGCGTCGCTGTGCCTGATTGCCGTAGCAGCGCTGGCTATCGGCGGCACGCTGACCATTAACGCCACGTTGTTTACGCTCATCAGCCTAGCAGGTTGCCTCTATCTGGCCGCCATCGCGTTGCATGCGCTATGGGCTGGCCGGCAGACGATGTTGGATGAGGCACCCGCCGCGCGCTGTACGGATAGGGGCTTTTTGCGCGGTTTTATGGTGGGGATCGCCAACCCGAAAGACATTATTTTCTTCATGGCGTTTTTCCCGCAGTTTATCAACGTTACACGTGCATTCGGCAGCAGTATGGCCGTGCTGTCTGCGGTGTGGGTGACGATGGATTTGCTGATATTAACCGCCTATGTGTTTCTGGTGCGCGGGGCGTTTATGCGCCGCTACCGGCCGGCTATCGGCGTGGTGTCGTCAGCATTTTTACTTATTATCGCGGCTGTGGGGTTTGCCTATACGCTGTTTGCGTGGGTAAGGCTGTGA
- a CDS encoding LysR substrate-binding domain-containing protein, with product MPAKLPPLYALRAFESAAGHASFSLAAEALAITPSAVSRHVKTLEEYFGCRLFIRRGPNVAATPAGKLLAGQLRAGFHTLETACEAFRSNNHDVRLKAPSTLTMRWLLDCMRAMNEINSKMNVQIASVWMDVDQVDFLSEPYDCAILLGRGDFGAGTACAPLFDEWLIPVCAPAFPLTKQADLPFCELIHPSPDRRDWRRWLQKAGGEMAVEMHKGKVFDSLEQGIVAAICGHGVSIGDLVLCAQALEQGQLVAPLAQAAGTGDGYYLVWPENTLKKGNIDRLYHFLHSQVPAVNLPGMQYLA from the coding sequence ATGCCGGCAAAACTTCCTCCCCTTTATGCCCTGCGAGCCTTTGAAAGCGCCGCCGGGCACGCTTCTTTTTCGCTGGCGGCGGAAGCGCTGGCCATCACGCCCAGTGCCGTTAGCCGCCACGTCAAAACGCTGGAAGAGTATTTCGGCTGCCGGTTGTTTATTCGCCGCGGGCCAAACGTGGCGGCCACCCCGGCCGGCAAACTGCTGGCCGGGCAATTGCGCGCCGGCTTTCACACCCTGGAAACCGCCTGTGAGGCTTTCCGCAGCAACAATCACGATGTGCGCCTCAAAGCGCCGTCGACGCTAACCATGCGCTGGCTATTGGACTGCATGCGGGCGATGAATGAGATTAACTCAAAGATGAACGTGCAAATCGCCAGCGTGTGGATGGATGTGGATCAGGTTGATTTTCTCAGTGAACCGTACGATTGCGCGATCCTGCTTGGGCGTGGGGATTTCGGTGCCGGCACCGCTTGCGCGCCGCTGTTCGACGAATGGCTGATTCCAGTGTGTGCGCCCGCTTTCCCGCTAACAAAGCAAGCGGATCTGCCCTTTTGCGAGCTGATCCATCCTTCGCCGGATCGCCGTGATTGGCGCCGTTGGTTGCAGAAAGCCGGCGGGGAGATGGCGGTGGAGATGCATAAGGGCAAAGTTTTCGATAGCCTGGAGCAAGGCATCGTGGCCGCTATTTGCGGCCACGGCGTCTCCATTGGCGATTTGGTTTTATGCGCGCAGGCGCTGGAGCAAGGCCAATTGGTTGCGCCCCTGGCGCAAGCGGCCGGCACGGGCGACGGTTACTACCTGGTATGGCCGGAAAATACGCTGAAAAAGGGCAATATTGACCGGCTGTATCACTTTTTACACAGCCAGGTACCGGCCGTTAATCTGCCGGGCATGCAATACCTGGCCTGA
- a CDS encoding PAAR domain-containing protein: MYDNRWSGVHGKNSGLDGDKTSTGAVCYAGSQGWSVNGRRKLYVGDKTSPCPKCGQTGVIASGDLRQTNPQGRAVAVNGSPVRCGCATGTNFVIAAGNPSTAKIVSAQSQSVQQPSSRNTLRFQCADDDGRLMVDCRYVLMFPDGHTETGNTDSQGMTEWHYAESAENINLHILMD, encoded by the coding sequence ATGTATGACAACAGGTGGAGCGGTGTACACGGTAAAAACTCCGGGCTTGATGGCGATAAAACGTCAACAGGAGCAGTCTGCTATGCCGGAAGTCAGGGCTGGTCAGTAAACGGAAGGCGAAAGCTTTACGTGGGTGATAAAACGTCACCCTGCCCGAAATGCGGACAGACAGGCGTGATTGCCTCAGGCGATCTCCGGCAGACAAACCCACAGGGACGAGCGGTCGCCGTCAATGGTTCACCAGTACGCTGTGGGTGTGCGACCGGAACGAACTTCGTCATTGCAGCAGGAAACCCATCAACGGCAAAAATTGTCAGCGCACAGAGCCAGTCAGTGCAGCAACCTTCTTCACGTAACACCCTTCGTTTTCAGTGTGCAGATGATGACGGCAGACTGATGGTGGATTGTCGGTATGTTCTGATGTTCCCGGACGGTCATACAGAAACGGGGAATACGGATAGCCAGGGGATGACAGAGTGGCATTATGCTGAATCTGCTGAAAATATTAACCTGCATATATTAATGGATTAA